One stretch of Zingiber officinale cultivar Zhangliang chromosome 6B, Zo_v1.1, whole genome shotgun sequence DNA includes these proteins:
- the LOC121991498 gene encoding putative transcription factor bHLH041, which produces MFTSCSSSSESKSDSDLGSGIYYGCPQCILRKAVESIPYHIVILELMLDQVKTVEDVLYSDMELTCSVTILFSYQLSGLQTQLDFGQLSDPVDPAGLPADIESFLDLSNLRASQFLLVGSCRVFNARAPVKVSDDGDSIRETEMTEKGLEGRLRRTWWDIQQLLSEEFIQQYLVSDFEGISQPQLGDLEIMASERDQLCSFSSLLRSLSVGSPDTSPRLLAQQSPPFILQSFNFVAPRTEEDEAMERALLALNISFPLILNQQHIGIQMGAFRPYYNNPFTPEEYLKPNRLHGQRMIKKGLHMLRRISMMKLQLEAARAQEYQQPMSNQSQHVISERKRRQKFNDHFNALKMLLPPELMIKKKDKLTVLLNVTNYLNLLKDQIKELEERNSALEMQVQVPKEDQVDMSIGYSNERVKVQVNRASESTSETQQIDLRVVVKEDCDMIDWFIRVLECLKEMRGMMLISMETRKVSSENNRFGIASFRLQVQVKQALTLVLLLSKLVVAQEENPVKSIRQNLQATVALLLKLELEQIEARS; this is translated from the exons ATGTTCACAAGTTGCTCTTCTTCATCCGAGTCAAAGTCAGACTCAGATTTAGGCTCAG gcatctattaTGGATGTCCACAGTGCATTTTGAGGAAAGCAGTTGAGAGCATACCTTATCACATTGTGATTCTCGAGCTAATGCTCGATCAGGTAAAGACTGTTGAGGATGTTCTTTATTCTGACATGGAGCTGACTTGTAGTGTCACCATCCT gttttcctaccagttgtcaggtctgcaGACTCAACTGGACTTTGGCCAGCTATCAGATCCCGTAGACCCAGCTGGACTTCCTGCAGATATCGAGTCATTCCTTGATCTATCCAACCTTCGTGCCA GTCAGTTCCTATTGGTTGGATCTTGTCGAGTTTTCAATGCAAGGGCTCCGGTGAAGGTCTCTGACGACGGTGACTCAATAAGGGAAACTGAAATGACTGAAAAAGGATTAGAAGGGAGGTTAAGACGGACCTGG TGGGACATCCAACAGCTGCTCAGCGAGGAGTTCATTCAACAATATCTAGTATCAGACTTCGAAGGAATCAGTCAACCCCAATTAGGAGACCTCGAAATCATGGCGTCTGAACGGGACCAGCTCTGTTCATTTTCCTCCTTGCTTCGATCCCTCTCAGTCGGAAGCCCCGACACTTCACCTCGTCTTCTAGCTCAACAAAGTCCTCCCTTCATCCTGCAATCCTTCAACTTCGTTGCTCCAAGAACAGAGGAGGACGAAGCAATGGAGAGAGCATTGCTTGCCCTCAATATTTCTTTCCCATTGATCTTGAACCAGCAACACATTGGTATTCAAATGGGGGCATTTAGGCCTTATTACAACAATCCATTTACTCCTGAAGAGTACTTGAAGCCCAACCGGCTGCACGGCCAAAGAATGATAAAGAAAGGGCTTCACATGCTCAGAAGAATAAGTATGATGAAATTGCAACTGGAAGCTGCGCGAGCGCAAGAATATCAGCAGCCGATGAGCAACCAATCGCAGCATGTCATATCGGAGCGAAAGCGCAGGCAGAAGTTTAATGATCATTTCAATGCTCTCAAGATGCTTCTTCCACCTGAATTAATG ATCAAGAAAAAGGACAAGCTAACGGTGCTTCTAAACGTCACGAACTACTTGAACCTTTTGAAGGATCAGATCAAGGAGCTCGAGGAGAGGAACAGTGCTCTAGAAATGCAGGTACAAGTACCGAAAGAAGACCAAGTTGATATGTCCATTGGCTATTCAAATGAAAGAGTAAAAGTTCAAGTTAATCGAGCGTCGGAGTCCACATCAGAAACACAACAGATTGATCTACGGGTGGTGGTGAAGGAAGACTGTGATATGATCGATTGGTTTATCCGAGTCCTTGAATGCCTCAAAGAGATGAGAGGAATGATGCTGATTTCCATGGAAACAAGAAAAGTGTCATCTGAGAATAATAGATTTGGAATAGCAAGTTTCAGGCTGCAGGTACAG GTAAAGCAGGCCCTCACTCTGGTTCTATTGTTATCCAAATtg GTGGTAGCCCAGGAGGAAAACCCTGTGAAATCAATTCGGCAAAATCTCCAAGC